Proteins encoded within one genomic window of Polynucleobacter duraquae:
- the glmS gene encoding glutamine--fructose-6-phosphate transaminase (isomerizing), translating to MCGIVGAASRKNIVEVLIEGLRRLEYRGYDSCGFAVINGDDAKHLIERARTTARVSELAEQGKDFHGTLGIAHTRWATHGKPDTQNAHPHISGGLIAVVHNGIIENYEVLRTELKSAGYVFTSETDTEVIAHLIHQAYVSSKPVDLVASVRSVLPRLHGAYAIGVIAQDRPNILVGARVGSPLVVALGENENFLASDALALAGRAHSMMYLEEGDVAVLKAESVEIIDHAGKTVQREQKPMPAQADSVDLGPYQHYMQKEIFEQPRAIGDTLANIASFGPQLFNADPEQWKKFDQILILACGTSYYSACVAKYWLEDLAGIPTQVEIASEYRYRTTVPNPNTLIVVVSQSGETADTLAALRHAQALGHQYTLAICNVASSAMVRETNWSFLTKAGTEIGVASTKAFTTQLVALYLLAVSLAKRAGKVSPEREKELLRDLRHLPKALHAVLALEPQIIAWSTAFAKCENALFLGRGMHYPIALEGALKLKEISYIHAEAYPAGELKHGPLALVTEKMPVVTVAPKDDLLEKLKSNMQEVKARGGKLYVFADQDTEITSSEGINVIRLPEHYGNLSPILHVVPLQLLAYHTACALGTDVDKPRNLAKSVTVE from the coding sequence ATGTGCGGAATTGTTGGCGCAGCATCGCGTAAGAATATTGTTGAAGTTTTAATTGAAGGCTTACGTCGCCTTGAGTACCGTGGTTATGATTCTTGTGGCTTTGCTGTAATTAATGGTGATGATGCCAAACATCTGATTGAGCGCGCACGTACTACTGCTCGTGTTTCTGAGTTGGCAGAGCAGGGTAAAGATTTTCATGGCACCTTAGGTATTGCGCATACTCGCTGGGCGACGCACGGTAAGCCAGATACACAAAATGCACATCCGCATATTTCAGGTGGACTTATTGCTGTTGTTCATAACGGCATTATTGAAAACTACGAAGTACTACGCACTGAGTTGAAATCAGCAGGTTATGTATTTACCTCGGAAACTGATACTGAAGTCATTGCGCATCTAATTCATCAAGCCTATGTATCCAGTAAGCCGGTAGATTTAGTTGCTTCAGTCCGTTCTGTATTGCCGCGACTTCATGGTGCTTATGCGATTGGCGTGATTGCACAAGATCGACCAAATATTTTGGTGGGCGCGCGTGTTGGCTCACCATTAGTTGTCGCTCTTGGTGAAAATGAAAACTTTCTTGCTTCTGATGCTTTAGCGCTTGCTGGTCGAGCGCACTCCATGATGTATTTAGAAGAGGGCGATGTTGCTGTTCTCAAGGCAGAGAGTGTTGAGATCATTGATCACGCAGGAAAGACGGTGCAGCGAGAGCAAAAGCCTATGCCCGCTCAGGCTGACTCAGTAGATCTAGGGCCTTATCAGCACTACATGCAAAAAGAGATTTTTGAGCAACCTAGAGCTATTGGTGACACGCTTGCTAATATCGCCAGCTTTGGTCCACAACTCTTTAATGCCGATCCCGAGCAGTGGAAAAAGTTTGATCAAATTTTGATTTTGGCTTGTGGCACTAGTTACTACTCCGCCTGTGTTGCTAAATATTGGCTGGAGGATTTGGCGGGTATTCCGACACAGGTTGAGATTGCTAGTGAATATCGCTATCGCACAACCGTACCCAATCCCAATACATTAATTGTGGTGGTTTCCCAGTCTGGAGAGACTGCGGATACTCTGGCGGCACTACGTCATGCGCAAGCCTTAGGCCATCAATACACTCTCGCGATTTGCAACGTAGCTTCCAGCGCCATGGTTCGTGAAACCAATTGGAGTTTCTTGACCAAGGCTGGTACCGAGATTGGTGTCGCTTCTACTAAAGCTTTTACAACCCAGCTAGTTGCCCTTTATCTATTGGCTGTTTCATTGGCTAAGCGCGCAGGAAAAGTAAGCCCCGAGCGAGAGAAAGAGCTCTTACGTGACTTGCGACATCTTCCAAAAGCATTGCATGCCGTGCTAGCACTTGAGCCACAGATTATTGCTTGGAGCACAGCATTTGCTAAGTGTGAAAACGCTTTATTCCTAGGGCGTGGCATGCACTATCCGATTGCTCTTGAAGGTGCTCTCAAGCTTAAAGAGATTTCGTATATTCATGCTGAAGCCTATCCAGCAGGTGAGTTAAAGCATGGGCCACTAGCGCTGGTTACTGAAAAGATGCCAGTAGTTACAGTAGCTCCTAAGGATGACTTGCTGGAAAAGCTTAAATCCAATATGCAGGAAGTTAAAGCTCGCGGTGGAAAGCTCTATGTCTTTGCTGATCAAGACACCGAGATTACTAGCAGTGAAGGTATTAATGTGATTCGTTTGCCTGAGCACTATGGCAATCTTTCACCA
- the glmU gene encoding bifunctional UDP-N-acetylglucosamine diphosphorylase/glucosamine-1-phosphate N-acetyltransferase GlmU: MNIVILAAGQGKRMKSALPKVLQTLAGKPLLQHVLNTALDLQGKSAKTGPIVVVGYGAADVKEFLQIISEQDSRYGKVGTALQAEQKGTGHALLQALPKLDVNKPTLVLYGDVPLTSKKTLSKLAKLADGVRGQDSALALLTQNLNNPAGYGRIARNIDGSVKEIVEEKDASPEQKRIQEINTGIMVLPTNSLKKWLKSLRASNAQGEYYLTDVIAMAVKDGVPVRTAQADAVYEIVGVNSRNQLAALERVHQLNQANVLMDAGVSLADPARIDIRGTLECGTDVFIDVGCVFEGCVTLAAGTAVGPYCIIRNSVIGKNVTIHPYSHLDGAKVGASSLIGPYARLRPGADLSNDVHIGNFVEVKNSKIAANSKANHLAYVGDSIVGSRVNIGAGTITCNYDGVNKHQTIIEDDVFIGSDTQLVAPVRVGRGATLGAGTTLTKDAPPNQLTVSRAKQISLQWQRPVKKEKKVATKKVATKKSVKAKK, translated from the coding sequence ATGAACATCGTTATTTTGGCTGCTGGGCAGGGAAAGCGGATGAAGTCCGCCTTACCCAAGGTTCTTCAAACCTTGGCTGGGAAACCCCTTCTCCAGCACGTTTTGAATACGGCTTTAGACCTACAAGGTAAAAGCGCAAAAACTGGCCCCATCGTCGTTGTGGGGTATGGCGCTGCTGATGTTAAGGAATTTCTTCAAATTATCAGCGAGCAAGATTCTCGCTATGGCAAAGTGGGTACTGCATTGCAGGCTGAGCAAAAAGGAACGGGCCACGCTTTATTACAAGCTTTGCCTAAGCTAGATGTAAATAAGCCTACTTTGGTTCTGTATGGTGATGTCCCTCTGACAAGTAAGAAGACGCTCTCTAAATTAGCTAAATTGGCTGATGGAGTGCGTGGTCAAGATTCTGCATTGGCGCTTCTAACTCAAAACCTCAATAATCCAGCGGGCTATGGCCGTATCGCACGGAATATTGATGGGTCAGTAAAAGAGATTGTTGAAGAAAAAGATGCTTCACCTGAGCAAAAGCGTATTCAAGAGATCAATACCGGCATCATGGTGCTGCCAACCAACTCACTCAAAAAATGGTTGAAGTCTTTGCGTGCAAGCAATGCCCAAGGTGAATACTATTTAACTGATGTAATTGCAATGGCAGTCAAAGATGGGGTGCCTGTTCGCACTGCACAAGCAGATGCTGTATATGAGATTGTTGGTGTTAACAGTCGCAATCAGTTGGCTGCATTAGAGCGAGTACATCAACTCAATCAAGCAAATGTATTAATGGATGCCGGTGTTTCTTTAGCCGATCCGGCGCGGATTGATATTCGTGGAACTCTAGAGTGCGGCACGGATGTCTTTATTGATGTCGGTTGTGTATTCGAGGGTTGCGTCACTTTGGCTGCGGGTACAGCAGTGGGTCCGTACTGCATTATTCGTAATAGCGTGATTGGAAAGAATGTCACCATTCACCCATACAGCCATTTAGACGGCGCAAAAGTTGGCGCTAGTTCACTGATCGGACCTTATGCTCGCTTGCGTCCTGGTGCAGATTTGTCTAACGATGTGCATATTGGCAACTTTGTAGAAGTGAAGAATAGCAAGATCGCTGCAAATAGTAAGGCTAATCACTTGGCTTATGTGGGTGACTCCATCGTGGGCTCTAGAGTCAATATCGGCGCAGGTACGATTACTTGCAACTACGATGGCGTGAATAAACACCAAACCATTATTGAGGATGACGTTTTCATTGGTTCTGATACTCAGTTAGTTGCCCCAGTTCGTGTTGGCCGTGGTGCTACTTTGGGCGCGGGAACTACCTTAACTAAAGATGCACCCCCCAATCAGTTGACCGTATCACGAGCTAAGCAAATCTCTTTACAGTGGCAGCGCCCAGTAAAGAAAGAAAAGAAAGTAGCTACCAAGAAGGTAGCCACCAAAAAATCCGTGAAGGCTAAAAAATAA
- the ttcA gene encoding tRNA 2-thiocytidine(32) synthetase TtcA, with protein MSDNRKVVLEENKLEKKLCRLVGQAIGDFGMIENGDKVMVCLSGGKDSYAMLDILLKLRERAPIDFEIVAVNLDQKQPGFPAEILPNYLKALGVQYHIENQDTYSIVKRVIPEGKTTCGLCSRLRRGILYRVADELGATKIALGHHRDDILETLMLNMFFAGKLKGMPPKLRSDDGKHIVIRPLAYVPEKLLERYAVDMNFPIIPCNLCGSQPNLQRGAMKEMLREWEKKHPGRVENLFRSMHHIVPSHLMDVEAFSFKNLEISTELSGIAARSAGDKAIDETEIDEIACGTLIQGSYNPSL; from the coding sequence ATGAGCGATAACCGTAAAGTTGTCTTAGAAGAAAACAAGCTGGAGAAAAAGCTGTGCCGTTTAGTTGGCCAAGCTATTGGTGACTTTGGCATGATCGAAAATGGTGACAAGGTAATGGTTTGCCTGTCAGGTGGTAAAGATAGTTACGCCATGCTCGATATCCTTTTAAAGTTACGCGAGCGCGCCCCAATTGATTTTGAAATTGTGGCTGTCAACCTAGATCAAAAGCAACCAGGATTTCCAGCGGAGATTCTGCCGAATTATTTAAAAGCTTTAGGTGTTCAGTACCATATTGAAAATCAAGATACCTACAGCATCGTCAAGCGTGTAATTCCGGAAGGCAAAACTACTTGTGGACTTTGCTCTCGATTACGTCGTGGCATTTTATATCGCGTAGCGGATGAGTTAGGCGCCACTAAGATTGCCTTAGGCCACCATCGTGATGACATCTTAGAGACATTAATGCTCAATATGTTTTTTGCTGGCAAGCTCAAAGGTATGCCGCCAAAGTTGCGATCTGATGACGGAAAGCACATCGTCATCCGCCCTCTAGCCTACGTTCCTGAAAAGTTACTTGAGCGTTACGCGGTAGATATGAACTTCCCGATTATTCCGTGCAATCTGTGCGGTAGTCAGCCCAATCTTCAGCGTGGCGCTATGAAAGAAATGTTGCGTGAATGGGAGAAAAAGCACCCAGGGCGTGTCGAGAATCTTTTTCGCTCAATGCACCACATCGTGCCATCCCATTTAATGGATGTTGAGGCCTTTAGTTTTAAGAATCTGGAGATTTCTACAGAACTATCGGGTATTGCCGCAAGATCGGCTGGCGATAAGGCAATTGACGAGACAGAAATCGATGAAATAGCCTGTGGAACGCTCATTCAGGGGTCTTATAATCCCTCTTTATGA
- a CDS encoding dihydroneopterin aldolase: protein MHAILSHPALADCRRLFLRDYEIYINIGVHDFEKKAEQRVILNVDLYVPLNMNTPSKDLLEEVVDYDFMRETIKTLSSRGHIHLQETFCDDIVTAMLLHPKVTAARVSTAKPDVYPDCHSVGVEVFRMKQA, encoded by the coding sequence ATGCATGCCATTCTTTCTCATCCAGCACTTGCTGATTGTCGCCGCCTATTTCTACGTGACTATGAAATTTATATCAATATTGGTGTCCATGATTTTGAGAAAAAAGCTGAACAGCGCGTTATTCTCAATGTAGACCTCTATGTCCCGCTGAATATGAACACGCCTTCTAAAGACTTATTGGAAGAGGTGGTGGATTACGACTTCATGCGTGAAACCATTAAGACGCTGTCTTCCCGGGGTCATATCCATTTACAGGAAACGTTTTGCGATGACATTGTGACTGCAATGCTATTGCACCCTAAGGTCACCGCTGCGCGCGTTAGTACCGCTAAGCCTGATGTTTATCCAGACTGCCACTCTGTTGGTGTTGAGGTGTTTCGGATGAAGCAGGCTTAA
- a CDS encoding SDR family oxidoreductase, whose amino-acid sequence MSSNPQPQENKAVLVTGAAKRLGREIALEFARQGWDVAVHYGRSESEAQATVAEIQRLGCKAVAIKADLASEAEINSLFKAVLAKFSNLQCLINSASIFEYDRANSDTPLNSQILRDHMQVNLAAPILLSQLMFEHQKSQKKKTGEGDLTIPSVIQLLDQKLINLNPDYLSYTLSKAALLTSVEVLAVDFAPHLRVIGLAPGITLTSGDQTEAGFTKAHQMTPLGKSSTPSDIAKVAVFLAGSNAITGTTLYVDGGQHLLPSSRDVMFKTS is encoded by the coding sequence TTGAGTTCAAACCCACAACCCCAAGAAAATAAAGCGGTTTTAGTGACCGGCGCTGCTAAGCGCCTTGGTCGAGAAATTGCTTTAGAGTTTGCTCGTCAAGGCTGGGATGTGGCGGTTCACTATGGCCGGTCAGAATCCGAGGCCCAAGCTACCGTAGCTGAGATTCAAAGGCTAGGGTGTAAAGCTGTGGCAATTAAGGCTGATCTCGCCAGCGAAGCAGAAATCAATTCTCTGTTTAAAGCAGTGTTGGCCAAGTTCAGTAATTTGCAGTGCCTGATCAATAGCGCCTCGATCTTTGAATATGATCGCGCTAACTCAGATACCCCGCTCAATAGTCAGATTTTGCGAGACCACATGCAGGTCAATTTAGCTGCACCTATTTTGTTATCTCAGTTGATGTTTGAACATCAAAAGAGCCAGAAAAAGAAAACAGGAGAGGGTGATTTAACTATCCCCTCAGTAATCCAGCTACTCGATCAAAAATTAATTAATCTCAATCCCGATTATTTGTCTTACACATTATCGAAAGCTGCACTCCTCACTTCGGTTGAGGTCTTGGCGGTAGATTTTGCTCCGCACTTACGAGTGATTGGTTTGGCCCCCGGTATTACGCTGACCTCAGGCGATCAAACCGAAGCTGGTTTTACTAAGGCACATCAGATGACGCCACTAGGAAAGTCATCAACACCCAGTGATATTGCAAAAGTAGCCGTATTTTTAGCTGGCTCGAATGCGATCACGGGCACAACCTTATATGTGGACGGCGGACAACATCTCTTGCCATCATCACGCGATGTGATGTTTAAAACAAGCTAA
- a CDS encoding class I SAM-dependent methyltransferase produces MAEIASNSGWIPFSRYMEMALYEPGMGYYSAGAHKLGAGGDFTTAPELSPLFGAAIVETLLPILEGLQAQGLPTQILEFGAGTGKLAQSILSRLHELGFTLDHYDIIEISPDLAQRQEERLQHLSKELSLPTQCRWLNSLPKNFKGIILANEVIDAIPCDAIIFQDGFWYWQGVSVAKGRLTWSIGKPVEQDLLPEALVNGSFSEGYVTELHTPANAWMGQVANHLDTGLFLTFDYGFPESEYYHAQRIEGTLMVHHRHHAIQDPFYLPGLSDVTTHVEWSQIARSALEERVDDVYLSNQASYLLDAGIGDIALEIGDPSNPETFLPISNSLQKLLSEAEMGELFKVFAFSKKLSDILPDHTLEDLPGLRGRNRL; encoded by the coding sequence ATGGCCGAAATCGCTTCAAACAGCGGCTGGATACCCTTTTCAAGATATATGGAAATGGCTCTTTATGAGCCAGGAATGGGTTATTACAGTGCTGGGGCCCATAAATTGGGCGCTGGTGGTGATTTCACGACTGCACCTGAGCTCTCACCACTATTCGGCGCTGCCATTGTGGAGACGTTGCTTCCTATTTTGGAGGGTCTTCAGGCTCAAGGACTCCCCACCCAAATTCTAGAATTTGGTGCCGGCACGGGTAAGTTGGCCCAATCCATTCTCAGCCGACTACATGAGCTTGGTTTCACTTTGGATCACTACGACATCATCGAAATCTCGCCCGACCTAGCCCAAAGGCAAGAAGAGCGACTTCAACATCTTTCCAAAGAACTTAGTTTACCAACTCAATGCCGCTGGCTTAACTCTTTACCCAAAAACTTCAAAGGCATCATCCTAGCAAATGAGGTAATTGATGCCATTCCTTGTGATGCCATCATTTTCCAAGACGGCTTCTGGTATTGGCAGGGTGTTTCAGTTGCTAAAGGCAGACTTACTTGGTCAATAGGAAAGCCCGTTGAACAAGATCTACTTCCAGAAGCATTGGTGAATGGAAGTTTTTCTGAAGGCTATGTCACAGAACTACACACACCAGCCAATGCTTGGATGGGTCAAGTGGCTAATCATCTGGATACTGGCCTCTTCCTCACTTTTGATTATGGGTTTCCAGAGAGTGAGTACTATCACGCTCAACGAATCGAGGGGACCTTAATGGTGCACCATCGCCATCATGCGATTCAAGATCCGTTTTATCTTCCAGGTCTATCTGATGTGACTACCCATGTAGAGTGGTCACAGATTGCGCGTAGTGCGCTAGAAGAAAGAGTTGATGATGTCTATCTCAGTAATCAAGCATCTTATTTGTTAGACGCGGGTATTGGCGATATTGCATTAGAGATTGGCGATCCCAGCAATCCAGAAACTTTTTTACCCATTTCAAACTCTCTGCAAAAACTGCTGTCTGAAGCGGAGATGGGTGAGCTCTTTAAGGTCTTCGCATTCTCAAAGAAACTATCTGACATATTGCCAGACCATACATTAGAGGACTTGCCTGGCCTGCGAGGCAGAAATCGGCTTTAA
- a CDS encoding polynucleotide adenylyltransferase, with amino-acid sequence MKIYAVGGAIRDTLMGLPVHDIDYVVVGSSVEEMVAQGYRPVGKDFPVFLHPETQAEYALARTERKTGKGYKGFLFYADPTVTLEQDLERRDLTINAMAQEVGANGKWVGPILDPFNGQDDLASKIFRHVSDAFAEDPLRLLRIARFAARFPDFIVAPETMNALQAIVRSNELSALSAERIWQELARGFTASKPMRMLQVLLDADAARVLLPSKLVSNLAKEEFREQLIAYLLTADSNLEDRCAVTLMHLSASEIRLWAACVKMPNEVRDFSEIFSELNLLNEQMTGDTYQSSDVLVWFNRADVWRKPDRGQALLDLAKRIGLNVDTLILAMQNAQALNTAEIIDGIPAQERSHGEVIRRAVDAARLSAITSALTSQSI; translated from the coding sequence ATGAAGATCTATGCAGTCGGTGGTGCTATTCGGGATACCCTGATGGGTCTGCCAGTGCATGATATTGATTACGTAGTGGTGGGCTCTAGCGTAGAGGAGATGGTTGCGCAGGGATATCGTCCAGTGGGTAAAGATTTCCCCGTCTTTCTGCATCCAGAGACTCAAGCTGAATATGCCTTGGCTCGTACGGAGCGTAAGACAGGCAAGGGCTACAAAGGATTTCTGTTTTATGCCGACCCAACTGTCACGCTAGAACAAGACTTAGAGCGCCGTGATCTGACGATTAATGCAATGGCCCAAGAGGTGGGGGCAAATGGCAAATGGGTGGGACCCATTCTAGATCCCTTCAACGGGCAAGACGATTTGGCGTCAAAAATTTTCCGGCATGTATCTGATGCGTTTGCAGAAGATCCTTTGCGCCTATTGCGTATCGCTCGTTTTGCTGCTCGCTTTCCTGACTTCATAGTTGCGCCAGAAACAATGAATGCTTTGCAGGCCATTGTTCGATCCAATGAATTATCAGCACTCTCAGCCGAAAGAATTTGGCAGGAGTTAGCTAGAGGCTTTACTGCCAGCAAGCCAATGCGAATGCTCCAAGTGTTGCTTGATGCAGATGCCGCTAGAGTGCTGTTGCCATCGAAACTGGTGAGCAACTTAGCTAAAGAAGAATTCCGTGAGCAGCTTATTGCATATTTGCTTACAGCGGATAGCAATCTAGAAGATCGCTGTGCTGTCACTCTCATGCATTTGTCCGCTAGTGAAATTCGATTATGGGCAGCGTGTGTCAAAATGCCTAATGAGGTGCGTGACTTCAGTGAAATATTTAGCGAGCTCAATTTATTAAATGAGCAGATGACAGGAGATACATATCAATCTTCCGATGTACTGGTATGGTTCAATCGTGCGGATGTTTGGCGAAAACCTGATCGTGGTCAGGCTTTATTGGACTTAGCTAAACGCATCGGCTTGAACGTCGACACTTTAATTTTGGCAATGCAAAATGCTCAGGCGCTCAACACAGCTGAAATTATTGATGGTATTCCTGCGCAAGAGCGATCTCATGGTGAAGTTATTCGCCGTGCTGTAGATGCCGCAAGACTCTCGGCAATCACTTCAGCATTAACTAGTCAATCAATTTAA
- a CDS encoding complex I NDUFA9 subunit family protein has translation MKYDILLIGGNGFVGRVLAAQLQAEGYSVLLPTRHLASARELRMLPKIHLEDADVHEFDSLQELCSRIQPSGAVINLVGVLHDKPAEPYGKVFQAAHVDLPKSIITAMQMNGLKRYLHMSALGADSHGPSMYQRSKGDGEAVVKASNLDWTIFRPSVIFGAHDQFINLFAKLTKLFPVMPLANSGAQFQPVSVDDVATAFTRSLKMPSTIHQSYDLVGPTVYTMKEIVEFASRKVDTKCAIIPVPDFVGYLQALAFEFLPVPTLMSRDNIASMQVPNILPLNGVDALSKVFGISRRTLEGMK, from the coding sequence ATGAAATACGACATTCTGCTAATCGGTGGTAACGGCTTTGTAGGCAGGGTCTTGGCTGCCCAATTACAAGCAGAGGGCTATTCCGTTTTGCTGCCTACTAGACACTTAGCATCTGCACGTGAATTACGCATGTTGCCAAAGATACATTTAGAAGATGCTGATGTGCATGAGTTTGATTCATTACAAGAGCTTTGCTCACGAATCCAGCCTAGCGGTGCCGTCATTAATTTGGTGGGTGTATTGCATGACAAGCCAGCAGAGCCTTATGGAAAAGTATTCCAAGCGGCACATGTTGATCTCCCAAAAAGTATCATTACCGCTATGCAGATGAATGGTCTTAAGCGCTATCTACACATGAGTGCATTAGGGGCAGACTCTCATGGCCCGTCAATGTATCAGCGCAGTAAGGGTGATGGAGAGGCCGTAGTAAAAGCTAGCAATCTCGACTGGACTATTTTTAGACCTTCAGTCATTTTTGGCGCCCACGATCAATTTATTAACTTGTTTGCCAAGTTAACGAAATTATTTCCGGTGATGCCTTTGGCAAACTCAGGAGCGCAGTTTCAGCCGGTGAGCGTGGATGATGTGGCTACTGCATTTACAAGATCTTTAAAAATGCCATCGACGATTCATCAGTCTTATGATTTAGTGGGGCCTACGGTCTACACCATGAAAGAAATTGTGGAATTTGCTTCGCGCAAAGTCGATACAAAATGCGCAATCATTCCCGTGCCCGATTTTGTTGGTTACCTCCAGGCTTTGGCTTTTGAGTTCCTGCCTGTCCCAACGTTAATGTCGCGCGACAATATTGCGTCAATGCAAGTACCCAACATCCTGCCGCTCAATGGAGTGGATGCCCTAAGTAAAGTATTTGGTATCAGTCGTCGCACGCTAGAAGGCATGAAATAA
- a CDS encoding lytic transglycosylase domain-containing protein, with the protein MLLLTLAVSTPSISAEKVKKTPSNKESRISAFEITEGDRTFIELREAAKRNDVARAQTLAASLSSYPYDDYVAYFRIKPQLFDSAGSARADSNADSQVAAFLNQYQGTALADRMRNDWLLVLGKRKDWSRFDVEYPKFVLDDDTQVKCYSLQSKLAQGENPTKVAIDARAVLLDPRYFGQACQELVPALVGAGGMTPSEAKAIGRAASEMGFDTMSRRLGGEDSIAEIVKAAKADPAKVFKDFSQNASRYSKENQAVAWGVIGQFLAKKLDPNADDAYRFQQELGYNELLSTEGQEWKVRAGLRAKDWTLVKNAIEGMNPAVRSKDPAWTYWYARALKVDGQNEKARENLELVADQYNFYGQLAREDLGKSNHVPSRTKVGEAEIEAMSQRKGFIRGERFYAMNLRFEGNREWNWELRNMTDKQLLASAEYAKRIGLYDRVVNTADRTKQEHDFSLRYPTPYRDELSPIAKQIDLNLAWTYGLIRQESRFIMNASSSVGASGLMQVMPNTAKYVAKKIGMTSYTNDKLTDTNTNLTLGSNYLNMVLVDLDGSWVLASAAYNAGPSRSKTWREKLTSPTEGAIFAETIPFNETRTYVKNVLANATYYSSVMHGQTQSLKQRLGVITPKVANASELP; encoded by the coding sequence ACCCTGGCAGTTTCTACGCCCAGTATTTCTGCAGAGAAAGTTAAGAAAACTCCTTCGAATAAAGAAAGCAGAATTTCAGCTTTTGAAATCACAGAAGGCGATCGCACTTTTATTGAGTTACGCGAAGCTGCTAAAAGAAATGACGTAGCTCGTGCACAAACATTAGCTGCTAGCCTCTCCAGTTACCCCTATGACGACTATGTAGCTTATTTCCGCATTAAGCCCCAGTTATTTGACAGTGCTGGTAGCGCACGTGCCGATAGTAATGCTGACTCTCAGGTGGCAGCTTTTCTAAATCAATATCAAGGTACGGCTTTGGCTGATCGGATGCGTAATGATTGGTTGCTCGTTTTAGGTAAGCGTAAAGATTGGTCTCGCTTTGATGTTGAATATCCAAAGTTTGTTTTGGATGACGATACTCAGGTGAAATGCTATTCACTGCAGTCGAAATTAGCTCAAGGTGAGAACCCAACCAAAGTGGCGATTGATGCGCGTGCAGTATTGTTGGACCCACGCTATTTTGGCCAAGCTTGCCAAGAGTTAGTGCCCGCCTTGGTTGGTGCCGGAGGTATGACACCGAGTGAAGCAAAAGCAATTGGTCGCGCTGCCAGTGAGATGGGTTTTGACACGATGTCACGTCGCTTAGGTGGTGAAGATTCTATTGCCGAGATCGTGAAAGCTGCCAAGGCGGATCCTGCAAAAGTATTTAAAGATTTTTCACAAAATGCATCACGATACAGCAAAGAAAATCAAGCTGTAGCTTGGGGTGTCATCGGTCAGTTCCTTGCAAAGAAATTAGACCCTAATGCAGACGATGCCTATCGTTTTCAACAAGAGCTTGGTTATAACGAACTGCTCTCTACTGAAGGTCAGGAGTGGAAGGTACGTGCTGGCTTACGCGCTAAGGATTGGACGCTAGTAAAAAATGCGATTGAAGGTATGAATCCTGCTGTACGCAGTAAAGATCCTGCCTGGACTTATTGGTATGCGCGTGCATTAAAAGTCGATGGACAAAATGAAAAGGCACGCGAGAATCTTGAGCTCGTTGCCGATCAATACAATTTTTATGGGCAGCTTGCGCGAGAAGATCTTGGTAAATCCAATCACGTGCCCTCGCGTACTAAGGTTGGTGAAGCGGAAATCGAAGCGATGTCTCAGCGCAAAGGCTTTATCAGAGGTGAGCGTTTCTATGCCATGAATTTGCGCTTTGAAGGTAATCGTGAGTGGAATTGGGAATTGCGTAACATGACTGATAAGCAACTCTTAGCATCTGCTGAGTATGCCAAGCGTATTGGTCTATATGACCGCGTTGTCAATACTGCTGACCGTACAAAGCAAGAGCATGACTTCAGTTTGCGCTACCCCACGCCCTATCGTGATGAGCTATCTCCGATTGCAAAACAAATTGATTTGAACTTGGCCTGGACCTATGGATTGATTCGCCAAGAGTCACGCTTCATCATGAATGCTTCCTCTTCGGTCGGCGCTTCAGGATTGATGCAAGTGATGCCAAACACAGCAAAGTATGTAGCCAAGAAGATTGGCATGACTTCTTACACCAATGACAAGCTCACCGATACCAATACCAACCTGACCTTAGGTAGTAATTACCTGAACATGGTCTTAGTAGATCTAGATGGCTCTTGGGTACTAGCATCTGCAGCTTATAACGCTGGTCCATCGCGTTCTAAAACCTGGCGGGAAAAACTGACTAGCCCAACAGAGGGTGCAATTTTTGCAGAAACAATTCCGTTTAATGAAACACGAACTTACGTAAAAAACGTTTTGGCTAATGCAACGTACTATTCATCGGTAATGCATGGACAAACGCAATCTTTAAAGCAGCGTTTAGGAGTAATCACTCCTAAAGTGGCAAATGCTTCTGAGCTGCCTTAG